Within the Streptosporangiales bacterium genome, the region GCCACGCGGACGCGCGACGAGATGCCGGGAACGGCGACGAGCGCCGCCGTCGCCCCCAGGGCCGCGGCCGGTCCCTCGAGCAGGGTGACCGGCTCACCGCGGTGGTTGGTGCGCGCCCACGTCTTCTCACCCGCGGGCGGACGCGCGACGAGCGCACGGTAGGCCACCCGCGCGGCGACCGCACCGGCCGTCACCAGGGCGGCGCGACGCAGCAGGCGCCAGCCGACCTCTCGAGCGGACATCGTCATCCCTTCGACACGCGGGACAGAAGGAGACGAGGTTACGGGCTCTTCGTCGGCGACACGGCGGGGGTCGGCGCCACGTTGTCCGCGCCGGTGCCGGACCCCCACTGCCCCGGCTTGCCGCCCGCGTCGAGCGCGAGTGCCAGCACGGTGACGACGAAGCCGGACGGCGCGTCGAGGTTGTCGACGGTGGACACCGACTTCTTCACGTCGTCGTCACCGCGCAGCGCGGAGACCACGCCCTCCGGGCCGGCCGAGTCGGTCGGCGCGGTGAGCACGCTGCCCGTGCCGCTCTCGTCGAGGTGCTTGGCGAGCGTGACGATCGCGTTGTTGCCGGCCGACGCCTGGTTCTCCGCGTAGGCAGTCGCGGGACCGACGACGATCGCCATCGAGGCGCGCTCCGACGGGCTGCCGCCGACGTCGAGGAAGTTCGCCTCCTCGAACGCCTCAAGCGTGCCGGTCGACGTGTCGTCGCTCTTGCCGAGCTTGGACTGGTCCTTGGTCAGCAGCGCGTTGCCGAGCAGCAGACCCGCACGCTCCGCCGGCACGGCGTCGGCGGGCACGTCGATCTGCGTGGTCTTGGCCAGGGTCTCGGTGAGGCCGCCGAGGACGCCCACCTGACCCTTGTCGATGTAGCCCTTCTTCAGCGTGACCGTGCCGGTGACGGTGCCGCCGGCCTGCTTCACGCCGGCGGAGACCTGCTCGGTCTGGTCGCTCTCCGCGCCGGGTGCCTGCACCAGGACGATCCGCTTCCCGCGGAGCTCGCCGGCGAGCAGCTTCGGCGCCATGGCGTCGACGAAGCCCTGGCTCGCCCGCTCCTGCGACTGCAGGACGAGCAGCTGCTGGCGCAGGTCGGCGTTCTTGTTCCTGAGGTCGTCGGCGGTCTTCCTCGTGCCTTCGAGCACCGGCTTCTCGAGCACGGTGCTGCCGAGGACGAGGCCGGTGGCGAGCGCCAGGAAGACGGCCATCAGGGAGATGATGTGGTAGCGAAAGTCAATCACGAGAAGAGCCCACTGATCAGGTACTGGATCTGGTCCCAGAGGTCGGATAGCCACGCGCCGAACACGCCGCCGATCGGCGTGATCGCACCGGCGACGAGGATCGTGACGAGGCAGGAGATGGCGAGCAGGATCAGCGCCCACGCCGAGATGCGGCTGCGGTACAGCCTGCTCACGCCCTTGGCGTCGACGAGCTTGCCGCCGACGCGCAGGCGAGTGAGGAACGTGCTGGCCATGCCGGCACGCCCCTTGTCGAGGAACTCCACGAGCGTGGCGTGGGAGCCGACGGCGCAGATGAGGCTCGCGCCGCTGTCGTCGGCCAGGAGCATCGCGATGTCCTCGCTCGTGCCGGTCGCGGGGAACACCACGGCGTCGACGCCCAGCTCCTCCACCCGGTGCAGGCCGGGCGCGCGCCCGTCGCGATAGGCGTGGACGACGACCTCGGCGCCGCTCGTGAGCGCGCGGTCGGACACCGAGTCCATGTCGCCCACGATGAGGTCGAGGCCGTAGCCGGAGTCGAGCAGCGCATCGGCGCCCCCGTCGACGCCGATCAGCACCGGCCGGTACTCCCTGATGTAGGGGCGCAACGTCTGCAGGTCCTCGCGGTAGTGGTACCCGCGGACCACGATCAGGCAGTGCCGGTTGCGGAGCTTGGTCTTGATCGTCGGGATGCCGACGCCGTCGAGCAGCAGCTCGCGCTCCCGCCGCAGGTACTCCATCGTGTTGGCGGCGAACGCCTCGAGCTGCACCGACAACCCGGACCGCGCGTCGACCATCGCCTCCTTGACGGTGGTCTCCGTCTGCTCCACGCCGGTGGCGACGAGACGCTTGCCGACGTGCAGGCCGTCACCGTCGACGCGGATGCGGGTGCCGTCCTCGACGGTCGCCATGACCTCGTCGCCGACCTGGTCGAGCAGCGGGATACCCGCCTGGACGATGATCTCGGGCCCCAGGTTGGGATAGCGCCCGCTGATGCTCGGCGAGGCGTTGACCACCGCCGCCACCCGGCAGCCGACCAGCGCCTCGGCGGCCACCCGGTCGATGTCGATGTGGTCGATGACGGCGATGTCGCCCGGACGCAACCGCTTGGTGAGGTCCTTGGTACGCCGGCCTACGCGAGCGACCCCGCTGATGCCGGGGAGTCGTTCGGGACGGTTTCTGCGTAGCGTCGGAACCTTCATCGCGTACTCATCCTGCCATGCGGTGCGGGCCGGGGCGTGCATCACACGCCCCGGGCACGTTGATATCAGCCGGGCAGGCGGGAGGGCCGGCGACGACTCAGAGGCTGGGGAACCAGAGCTTGATCTCCCGCGCGGCCTCCTCGGTGTCGCCAGAGGCGTGGATGAGGTTGCGCACCGGGCGGGTCTCGTCGTTGGCCAGGTCGGCGGAGTCGGAGCTGTAGTCGCCACGGATCGTGCCGGGGTCGGCGGAGACCGGCAGGGTGCTGCCGACGAGCTTGCGCACCGTCTCGACGGCACGGTTGCCGGACAGCACCATCGGCACCAGCGGCCCGCTGCCCATGAACTCCACGAGCCAGGCCCGCACCTGCTGACCGATCGCGATCGCGTCGTCGGTGCCGAGCTTCTCGGTGGCCGAGAGGCCCAACCGCTCGTAGTCGGCCAGGGTCTTGCCGCCGACGGCGCCGAGCCAGTCGTCGCTGCGCGGGTAGTGGTCGTCGATGATCGCGTTCTCGTCGCGCGACACGCGAATCTGCTCGAGCCGCAGGCCACACCGCTCGAACCTCGCGATGATCTCGCCGGTCAGGCCGCGCGCGTACGCGTCGGGCTTCAGGATGACCAGGGTCTTCTCGTACACGCTCGCGGCGTCCTTTCGGAACGGGTCTTTCCGGGGAAGGTAGGTCGGGCGATCCTAACCGGCCAGGAACCGACCGCTGTCCCCCCTACCGTGGTCGTCATGACCGCACCCGCACTCTCCTGGGCCGACGTCTGCGCCAGGCGGCTGGCCAGGCACGGGCTCGCCGCGCCAGGCGCCGTCGAGCCGGCCGACGTCGCCGGCCGGATCTGCGGCGCCCACGCGCAGATCATCACCGCCGGCGAGCTGTCCCTCGGCATCCGCACCACGGGGACGACCCGGGCCGGTGTCCGCGCCGCCCTGTGGAGCGAGCGCAGCCTGGTCAAGACGTACGGGCCGCGCGGCACCGTCCACCTGCTGCGGACCGCGGACCTGGCCATGTGGACCGGAGCCCTCGCCGCGGTTCCGCAGGCACCGGGCGGCTGGCCCGACGAGGTCCGGCTCACGCACGACCAGACCGAGGAGGTCGTGCAGGCGATCGGTGCGGCGCTGCGCGACGACGAGCTCACGGTCGACGAGCTCGACGAGGCGGTCGCGGCGTCCGCGGGGCCGTGGGCGGCCGACCCGGTGCTGCCGGCGTGGGAGAGCAACTGGCCGCGGTGGCGGCAGGCGATGCACACCGCTGCGCACCGCGGGGCGCTGTGCTTCGGCGCCAACCGCGGCCGCAGGGTGACCTACACCCACCCGCACCGCTGGCTGCCCGGCTTCACCCCGCTCGACGGGCCCACCGCCCTGCGCCGACTCGTGCACGACTACCTCCACGCGTACGGGCCCGCGACACCCGCCCAGTTCGCGCGGTGGCTCGCCGCGCCCACCCCGTGGGCCGTGGACCTGTTCGAGCAGCTCGCCGGCCAGATCGTCCCGGTCGACGTCGACGGCGACGTCGCCTGGCAGGTCGCGGGCGACGACGCAGCCACGGAGCCGCCGCGGGGCGTGCGGCTGCTGCCGTACTTCGACGCGTACGCCGTCGGCTGCCATCCGCGCGAGCGCGTCTTCCCCGGGGCGGCCGCGGACCGGGCGCTGTCCGGCGGCCAGGCCGGCAACTTCCCGGTCCTGCTGGTCGACGGCGTCGTCGCGGGCG harbors:
- a CDS encoding copper transporter, translated to MIDFRYHIISLMAVFLALATGLVLGSTVLEKPVLEGTRKTADDLRNKNADLRQQLLVLQSQERASQGFVDAMAPKLLAGELRGKRIVLVQAPGAESDQTEQVSAGVKQAGGTVTGTVTLKKGYIDKGQVGVLGGLTETLAKTTQIDVPADAVPAERAGLLLGNALLTKDQSKLGKSDDTSTGTLEAFEEANFLDVGGSPSERASMAIVVGPATAYAENQASAGNNAIVTLAKHLDESGTGSVLTAPTDSAGPEGVVSALRGDDDVKKSVSTVDNLDAPSGFVVTVLALALDAGGKPGQWGSGTGADNVAPTPAVSPTKSP
- a CDS encoding nucleoside-diphosphate kinase (catalyzes the formation of nucleoside triphosphate from ATP and nucleoside diphosphate), which encodes MYEKTLVILKPDAYARGLTGEIIARFERCGLRLEQIRVSRDENAIIDDHYPRSDDWLGAVGGKTLADYERLGLSATEKLGTDDAIAIGQQVRAWLVEFMGSGPLVPMVLSGNRAVETVRKLVGSTLPVSADPGTIRGDYSSDSADLANDETRPVRNLIHASGDTEEAAREIKLWFPSL
- a CDS encoding winged helix DNA-binding domain-containing protein, with product MTAPALSWADVCARRLARHGLAAPGAVEPADVAGRICGAHAQIITAGELSLGIRTTGTTRAGVRAALWSERSLVKTYGPRGTVHLLRTADLAMWTGALAAVPQAPGGWPDEVRLTHDQTEEVVQAIGAALRDDELTVDELDEAVAASAGPWAADPVLPAWESNWPRWRQAMHTAAHRGALCFGANRGRRVTYTHPHRWLPGFTPLDGPTALRRLVHDYLHAYGPATPAQFARWLAAPTPWAVDLFEQLAGQIVPVDVDGDVAWQVAGDDAATEPPRGVRLLPYFDAYAVGCHPRERVFPGAAADRALSGGQAGNFPVLLVDGVVAGVWHQRRAGRHLHVTVEPLRRLTAAHRRALDVQVARIGTFFGAEPELTIGEVTVGGHR